The DNA window GGGAGAAAGAGTTTCTACAGAGCATCCGATTTTTTTCCAGAATAACCCGGCCAAACGCAAAGCTGGTTTAAAAGTCTTCTTATCAGGCGTTAAAAAACATTTTCTTCCTTTAAATAAATCGGGAAGAGCAGCATCAGCCCCACTCTTTTCGGTGCCTGCCATGGGGTGTGCACCTACAAAAAAGATATGTTTGGGCAAAACCTTGGAGGCAGCAGCCACAATTTTTTCTTTGGTAGAACCCACATCCATTACTAAAGATCCGGGCTTAGCTTTTTTGGCAATAATTTTAAGATGATTTTCGATGGTTAAAACAGGTGCTGCCAAAATAATACAATCGGCGTCGGCAACAGCTTTAGCCACATCGGCAACATAAGAATGAATCAGCTTTTTACGAACGGCCGTTTTTAAATTAGGCACACTCCGCCCACAACCCACCACAGTTTTGGCCATTTTTTTACGACGTAATTCGAGACCCAAGGATCCGCCAAGTAAACCCACGCCAATGATAGCAACTTTGTTAAACATTAATAAACCTGCCCCACAGGGTAAGAACCCAACACTTTAAAAAACGAACAGCGTTTCTTAATAGCCGCCAGCGCCTTTTTAATTTTAGGTTCATCCGCATGGCCGTCTAAATCGACCGAGAACAAATATTCCCAGGCTTTACGCTTTAGAGGACGCGATTCAATTTTGGTAAGATTAATTTTACCCGAAGCCAGCGGCGATAAAATTTTATACAGCCCCCCTACTTCGTCCTGAATGGTAAACACGATGGAGGTTTTATCACTTTTGGTAGCCGTATTGCTCACATCCTCACCCACCACTAAAAAGCGCGTGTAGTTTTGTACCAGATCCTGAATATTTTTACGGATGATGGAAAGCTTATAATGATTAGCCGCAATTTCGCTGGCAATAGCCGCACTGTTTTTTTCGTTTAACGCATGACGAGCGGCAGCAGCGGTACTTTCGGTTTCTTTCAGTTTTGCTTGAGGAACATTTTTAAGAAGCCAGCTGCGACATTGTGCCAAGGCCTGTGGATGCGAATAAACCGTCTTAATCTGTTTTAAATCGAGCGCCTGAGCACTCATTAAATGATGCGAAATACGCAAAATAATTTCGGCTTGGATATGAAGCGGCGATTCCACCAAAAGATCGAGCGATTGACTCACCAAACCCTCGGTAGAATTCTCAATGGGCACAACCCCGTAATGGGTATGCCCACGTTCAACAGCTTGAAAAACCGATTTAATAGAACCTTCGGGCAAGAGTTCTGTAGACGATCCAAAATATTTTTCGGCCGCCATTTGGGTAAACGTACCCAAAGGACCTAAATAAGAAACCTTGAGGGGTTCTTCGAGTGAGCGTGTAGCTGAAATAATTTCACGAAAAATAGAAATGAGGGACTGATTTTTATACGGCCCACGGTTAAGATTTGCCAAGCGTTCGTAAATAAGTTTTTCACGCGAGGGCACATGAATAGGTCCACCGGTTTTTTTCTTAATCTTCCCGATTTCTTCAGCCACTTTCCCACGATTTGATAATAAATTTAAAATTTCTGCATCAATGGAGTCTATTTTTTTACGATATCCTGCTAGTTTTTGCATATTAATAGCCTTTATCCCTTAATTGAGCCCATATTTTAATATTGGCTTTGGGTGTAACCTTATAAAAAAATTTTCTCAGTTTCTCCAGATGAGCCAGTTTTTCTTTTACACTTAATTTCATAAAGTAAATTAAGTCATCCATATCAATATCATTAGAATCACTATTTTTTCCTTTTTTTACTTTTGGCATCTTTAACCTCCTGTATTTTTTCAAGATACTTGATATCCAAAAGATCCCTATCTCTTCCCGCATGCTTTTTAAGCTTGATCATATGGGAAATACTGGCCACAGGGATAGAAATTCCATCCATTTTCATAATCACGGCATTTTTTTTGAGTTCGTTAAAACTGATAATTTGTTCCAGCAACACATCTACATGATCCAAGGGACTATTGGGTTTCAC is part of the bacterium genome and encodes:
- a CDS encoding prephenate dehydrogenase, whose product is MFNKVAIIGVGLLGGSLGLELRRKKMAKTVVGCGRSVPNLKTAVRKKLIHSYVADVAKAVADADCIILAAPVLTIENHLKIIAKKAKPGSLVMDVGSTKEKIVAAASKVLPKHIFFVGAHPMAGTEKSGADAALPDLFKGRKCFLTPDKKTFKPALRLAGLFWKKIGCSVETLSPTEHDALLAATSHLPQVVAYALMSVLNATMPPKKLAHYAGKGLRDTTRIAASPASMWTDILLANQANMLPLFTQCKKDLEKIAGWVKKGNTRQLTAYFEKSSRARRQIV
- the pheA gene encoding prephenate dehydratase → MQKLAGYRKKIDSIDAEILNLLSNRGKVAEEIGKIKKKTGGPIHVPSREKLIYERLANLNRGPYKNQSLISIFREIISATRSLEEPLKVSYLGPLGTFTQMAAEKYFGSSTELLPEGSIKSVFQAVERGHTHYGVVPIENSTEGLVSQSLDLLVESPLHIQAEIILRISHHLMSAQALDLKQIKTVYSHPQALAQCRSWLLKNVPQAKLKETESTAAAARHALNEKNSAAIASEIAANHYKLSIIRKNIQDLVQNYTRFLVVGEDVSNTATKSDKTSIVFTIQDEVGGLYKILSPLASGKINLTKIESRPLKRKAWEYLFSVDLDGHADEPKIKKALAAIKKRCSFFKVLGSYPVGQVY